A single region of the Syntrophotaleaceae bacterium genome encodes:
- a CDS encoding outer membrane protein transport protein has translation MKKYNNPSLLATIIFFLVCVFLQSTAHASGFGIFTQGADALGQANATVAHSDGPSSIYFNPALMTLVPGTQIELGTTGVFPYRKFESAADGPTEKNEDNAWFPSTFYLSHQFSDKFSAGLAVFSPFGLGTVWDSDWEGNLLATKSRITTFNINPAVAWRVTPRFAIGAGLDILLLDAKLKNKILLDVNLPLVGQEFSGDGEGVGFNAGVFHQITDGISFGAAYRSEIKIDIDGKAKFDVPDEIAGLVGPFFPDTKGDTSIRLPQQLTAGIAWRISPAWVLETGVRWEDWESFDDLTIDFNQPVSPLAISTVSYPRNWHSTWAYNIGTKYRASNRVALMAGYLYGENPIPDSTFEPAIPDSDTHLFTVGTELVFDRLKLALAYGFQLQENRSKNSNQYGDIANGKYENHIHLAGISMSYAF, from the coding sequence ATGAAGAAATACAACAACCCTTCTCTTTTGGCTACAATTATTTTTTTCCTGGTGTGTGTATTTTTACAGTCAACCGCCCACGCTTCCGGATTCGGTATTTTCACTCAGGGCGCTGATGCTCTCGGCCAGGCAAATGCCACCGTGGCCCACAGCGATGGGCCTTCCTCAATTTATTTCAATCCGGCTCTGATGACGCTTGTCCCTGGAACCCAGATCGAACTGGGCACAACCGGCGTATTTCCCTACCGCAAATTTGAGAGCGCCGCCGACGGTCCCACGGAAAAAAACGAAGACAATGCCTGGTTTCCCAGCACTTTCTATCTGTCCCACCAGTTCAGCGACAAATTCAGTGCCGGGTTGGCGGTGTTCAGCCCTTTCGGTCTCGGGACTGTCTGGGACAGCGACTGGGAGGGGAATCTTCTCGCCACCAAATCCCGCATCACCACGTTCAACATCAATCCCGCCGTCGCCTGGCGTGTCACCCCAAGGTTTGCCATCGGGGCCGGTCTGGATATCCTTCTGCTAGACGCCAAACTGAAGAACAAAATCCTTCTGGACGTGAACCTGCCCCTGGTAGGCCAGGAATTTTCCGGTGATGGTGAGGGAGTCGGATTCAATGCAGGAGTTTTCCATCAGATTACCGATGGTATCTCTTTTGGTGCGGCTTATCGCAGCGAAATCAAAATCGATATCGATGGTAAGGCCAAGTTTGATGTTCCTGATGAAATTGCCGGGTTGGTGGGTCCGTTTTTTCCCGACACCAAGGGTGATACCTCCATCAGGCTGCCGCAACAGCTGACTGCCGGAATTGCCTGGCGGATTTCACCGGCCTGGGTCTTGGAAACAGGGGTTCGCTGGGAGGATTGGGAATCTTTTGACGATTTGACCATTGATTTTAATCAGCCCGTCTCCCCCCTTGCCATAAGCACAGTCAGCTACCCCCGCAATTGGCATAGCACCTGGGCCTACAATATCGGTACCAAGTACCGCGCCAGCAACCGGGTAGCCCTGATGGCCGGCTACCTGTACGGAGAGAATCCCATTCCTGACAGTACCTTCGAACCGGCCATCCCCGATTCCGACACCCATCTGTTCACTGTTGGGACCGAACTGGTCTTCGATAGACTCAAACTGGCTCTCGCCTACGGTTTTCAGCTTCAGGAAAACCGCAGCAAGAATAGCAATCAATATGGTGACATCGCAAACGGAAAATACGAAAACCACATCCATCTGGCCGGTATCAGCATGTCCTACGCATTTTAA
- a CDS encoding radical SAM protein produces MKKTAGKKNVLDGIIVSDYGHDSLSATNALRLKIGDSVGNIQEIHRLLNTIKGAPCSTGEKNIPSWDGAPKLNGIFLLSFLNKRKYSFELINNYKLEQEKVKILAEMNPKFVLISTTFIYRKIDLLKLAKELRETFKNSVIIVGGPFVYSSFLLMEKARIGGYQTAIASKDYLFLEIDEEPLVDFYVISPRGEHVLLELMRRVEDGGDFRGLPNIAQYKDGKYCFSDFQSENCSGDQLSVDWNCLPESIFSTKVVPVQASNGCTYNCSFCNFTKSKKVNCVKSMDLLFSELRQVQQKGVNYIWFSDDNFRLGKKDLKYFCQRMVDEKIALKWMSFIRASSLTDMDMDLLKKSGCIEVQLGVESGSQEILNNMNKRASPDLYQKVIRGLLSNGIDCSCYFIIGFPGETEKTVAETLQFIKQIEGLDAEGCLSWSIFPFILSPLSPIYEQRERERYSLEGYMHQWQHKTMNSTKAKELIKKIYFGLEKSAPIYRGDNLDLLKIMGPEKKKQFFNKRHFLAKSMLRDKDAFDSNKKIAEVFKFLNDEKS; encoded by the coding sequence ATGAAAAAAACAGCAGGGAAAAAAAATGTCCTGGATGGAATCATAGTCTCCGACTATGGGCACGACAGTTTATCCGCAACAAATGCCTTACGTCTTAAGATAGGAGACAGTGTCGGAAATATTCAGGAGATACACAGGTTGTTGAATACCATTAAAGGTGCTCCCTGTTCAACAGGTGAAAAAAATATCCCTAGCTGGGACGGAGCTCCTAAGTTGAATGGGATTTTTTTATTGAGCTTTTTGAATAAAAGGAAATATTCTTTTGAGCTAATAAATAATTACAAATTGGAACAAGAGAAAGTTAAAATACTTGCGGAAATGAATCCAAAATTTGTTCTCATATCAACTACATTTATTTATCGAAAGATAGACTTATTGAAGTTGGCGAAAGAGTTGAGAGAGACATTTAAGAACTCTGTAATCATAGTTGGTGGTCCTTTTGTTTATTCATCTTTTCTTCTAATGGAAAAAGCGAGGATCGGAGGTTACCAGACGGCCATTGCTTCAAAGGATTATCTTTTTCTGGAGATCGACGAGGAACCCTTGGTTGATTTTTATGTTATCAGTCCTCGAGGGGAGCATGTTTTGCTTGAACTAATGAGGAGGGTAGAGGATGGAGGCGATTTTCGAGGGTTGCCGAATATTGCACAGTACAAAGATGGAAAATACTGTTTCTCAGACTTCCAAAGCGAAAATTGTAGTGGCGATCAACTTTCTGTAGACTGGAACTGCTTGCCAGAAAGTATTTTTTCGACAAAAGTTGTCCCAGTGCAAGCCAGCAATGGATGTACTTATAATTGTAGTTTTTGTAATTTTACAAAAAGCAAAAAAGTAAATTGCGTCAAATCTATGGATCTGCTTTTTTCTGAGCTAAGACAAGTTCAACAGAAAGGCGTGAATTATATCTGGTTTTCAGATGACAATTTCCGATTGGGGAAAAAGGATCTGAAATATTTTTGTCAGAGAATGGTTGATGAGAAAATTGCACTAAAATGGATGAGTTTTATCAGGGCATCGAGTTTAACCGATATGGATATGGATTTGTTAAAGAAATCCGGTTGCATCGAAGTGCAACTTGGGGTAGAGTCCGGAAGTCAAGAAATCCTTAACAATATGAATAAAAGAGCATCTCCGGATCTATACCAAAAGGTAATAAGGGGTTTGTTATCGAACGGGATCGACTGCTCGTGCTATTTCATTATTGGTTTCCCAGGTGAGACAGAGAAAACAGTTGCCGAAACCCTGCAATTTATAAAACAAATCGAGGGCCTTGATGCAGAGGGCTGCTTATCCTGGTCAATTTTCCCCTTTATTCTCAGTCCATTAAGTCCTATTTATGAACAAAGGGAGAGAGAAAGGTATAGTCTTGAAGGATACATGCACCAATGGCAGCACAAAACAATGAATTCAACAAAAGCAAAAGAACTTATAAAAAAGATTTATTTTGGACTTGAAAAATCCGCGCCGATTTATAGAGGAGACAATCTGGACCTTTTAAAAATAATGGGACCTGAAAAGAAAAAACAGTTTTTTAATAAACGACATTTTCTGGCAAAGTCGATGTTAAGAGACAA
- a CDS encoding peroxiredoxin: MSILEGKKAVEFSLEGSDGKRHSLSDYAGKTLVLYFYPKDNTPGCTKEACSFRDLHSQFEGIDAVLLGVSRDSLSSHDKFIGRFGLPFVLLSDPDASVMQAYGAYGEKNLYGKKVMGVIRSTVVIGPDGTVFKHWPAVKKAELHPREVLEFLQGR; the protein is encoded by the coding sequence AAAAGCTGTTGAATTCAGTCTGGAGGGCAGCGATGGAAAACGTCACAGTCTGTCAGACTATGCCGGTAAAACCCTGGTGCTCTATTTCTATCCCAAGGACAATACTCCGGGATGTACCAAGGAAGCTTGCTCTTTCAGGGATCTGCATTCCCAATTCGAGGGGATCGATGCCGTACTTTTGGGCGTCAGTCGTGACAGTCTTTCCTCTCACGACAAGTTCATCGGCCGCTTTGGACTGCCCTTTGTCCTGCTGTCCGATCCTGACGCATCGGTCATGCAGGCTTATGGCGCCTACGGAGAGAAAAATCTCTACGGGAAAAAGGTGATGGGGGTCATTCGTTCGACGGTGGTGATCGGACCCGACGGAACCGTGTTCAAGCATTGGCCGGCGGTGAAAAAGGCTGAACTCCATCCCCGGGAGGTGCTAGAGTTTCTTCAGGGGAGATGA